Within the Sulfurospirillum barnesii SES-3 genome, the region ATCCTCAAAGAGAGCACAAAGGCAAGCGTTCCAAAAAAGAGAAAAAGCCCATCGAGCATCAAAAGCATAATAATTTCAGGGGTAAGATTCATCCGACAATCACTCCATGCTTCACTTCAATGATGCGATCTGCAAACTCTAACTGGAAAAAAAGTGGGTCATGCGTTGCAATCAGCATACTCACACCCTCGTTTTTTAAGCTTCGAAGCATGTCAATAAAGTGCAAAGAGAGGGTTTCATCCAAATTTGCCGTTGGTTCATCGGCTAAAATAATTTTAGGAGAATTTACCAACGCTCTAGCAATGCTAACACGCTGTTGCTCACCGCCTGAGAGATACCGTGTGAGGGTATTGGCTTTGTGGGCAATTTCACAGCGTTGCATCACCGCATTGACTTTAGCGTCTAACACCTTTGCATCAGGGTTGCTTGGAATGAGTGGCAAAAGAATATTCTCTTTAACACTTAAATTGGAAATCAGATGAAAACGCTGAAAAATAAAACCGATTTTTTCTCGTCTTACATGTGCACTAAAAGGATCAATCAATTTAGAAATGGAAGCACCATCAACCATCACATTGCCAGAACTTGGTTTACAAAGCCCTGCAATTAAAGAGAGAATGGTACTCTTTCCACTCCCACTTGCCCCTTTTAAAATAACACACTCCCCTTCTTTTACATGTAAAGAAATATTTTGCAGGGCATCCACACGTTGTGCGCTTGTTTCATACTGTTTGTAGACATTTTCTAAGACGATCATCGAAGCACCTCATCCGCATCCAACATTGCCGCTCTCCACGAGGGAATTATCACAGAGCCCACATACACAGGCACGCTAAAGAAAAAAAGTAAAATGACCATCGGTGCGTTAAAATAAAACGGTAATTCAAAGGAGGGTTTCAGCGTAGAATACCCCACAAAAAGGGCATTTAAAAGCGGTGCATTGAAGAAAAAAACATACGCCATTGAAAGTGCTAAAGCAAGCAAAAATGCCCCAAAACAGAGGATGAAACTCTCATAAAAACGCTCTTTTAAAATATCATCCATGCTCCATCCCAATGCCTTTAACACCCCTATCTCTCTTCGCTCTTCAGAGCTAAGACCGCTTAGTTTATCATACACTATCATGAAAAAGGTAAAGGCACAGACAACAAAAAGGGCGAGAAAAAACCCACTTTTATAATCAAAAATATTGTGGTAACTCACACGAATATCTTCTTTGGTAATGACACGCATATCAGGATAAAGCTCATTAATTTTACGCACCACCGTCGCAATCTCCTCAGGATTTGCAACCCTTAAAACCACATCGGTAGCTTCATGGCGTGGCATTCCAAAAATTTCATAGGCACTCTTTTTAGGCAGGACTATCATATCGTTTGCTTCAAGGGAAACATCGCTATCAAAACTCCCGACGATAGACATTTTCTTCCATTTACCCTCAGCCGTAATAAAATTAAAAAAATCTTGATAATGATAGCTTTGCAACAGTTTTTGCACACCTTTGCCAACCAACATGCCATCCTCTTTTTCTAAAGCTTTCACATCATGCGTATCGACAATTTTTTGCAAACTCTCTTTATAACTCTGCTCAAACGCATCAATACCCACCACGGAGAAATTCACCCCAGCAGGCTTGAAATAATAATAGCCCCAAATCCGAGGAATAACCGCACTCACGCCCTCAATCTCTAAAAGCGCATCCACTCTGTTCAAAGGCACGTTTATCTGTTTTCCTGCTTGAAGTCGCTGCAGGGTAATATCAGGAAGGCTTTGAAGCGTACCATTGAGCTCTTGCTTCATGGCATCAGAGATAAACAAAACCGATGAGAGTAAAAAAAT harbors:
- a CDS encoding ABC transporter ATP-binding protein → MIVLENVYKQYETSAQRVDALQNISLHVKEGECVILKGASGSGKSTILSLIAGLCKPSSGNVMVDGASISKLIDPFSAHVRREKIGFIFQRFHLISNLSVKENILLPLIPSNPDAKVLDAKVNAVMQRCEIAHKANTLTRYLSGGEQQRVSIARALVNSPKIILADEPTANLDETLSLHFIDMLRSLKNEGVSMLIATHDPLFFQLEFADRIIEVKHGVIVG
- a CDS encoding ABC transporter permease, whose translation is MKFNVYLLQFSLSSLMRKGAKTLFVFLLLTFLIFLLSSVLFISDAMKQELNGTLQSLPDITLQRLQAGKQINVPLNRVDALLEIEGVSAVIPRIWGYYYFKPAGVNFSVVGIDAFEQSYKESLQKIVDTHDVKALEKEDGMLVGKGVQKLLQSYHYQDFFNFITAEGKWKKMSIVGSFDSDVSLEANDMIVLPKKSAYEIFGMPRHEATDVVLRVANPEEIATVVRKINELYPDMRVITKEDIRVSYHNIFDYKSGFFLALFVVCAFTFFMIVYDKLSGLSSEERREIGVLKALGWSMDDILKERFYESFILCFGAFLLALALSMAYVFFFNAPLLNALFVGYSTLKPSFELPFYFNAPMVILLFFFSVPVYVGSVIIPSWRAAMLDADEVLR